The Microcoleus sp. FACHB-672 DNA segment ATCTTCTAATATTTGTTTAACAATTTCCTGATCATAAAGCGAAAACTCTTCAGAAGGCTTTTTAAACTGATAAAATTTGGCCGCTACTTTCTCAAATTTCCGGCTTGTCTCATCAGATTTTATCCAATCTGTCGCATATAAATGAATGTGGGGGCTTAGCTGGGCTAGCTCCCCAATCACATCGAAACTGCTTCCTGCCGATGCCTGTTTTGTAAAATCTTTTGAAAGTAACCCAATTTTTAACTTTCCCTCCCGCGTCTTAAACGGTAAAGCTTCATTGATGTTTCCGAGCTGGTAAGGATTTACCCTCAAATTATTGGATTTGCGGTACTGTTGTCCAACTAATTTAAAAAGATTAGTATTTGCCTCTAGATCGTCTCGTAAGTGAGGGGCAGCCAGCAGCATACCACTGTATAAAATCGCTCTATTATCTTGATTTAAAGTCCCGGAACTCTGAATTATTTGCGTTTCTACCTCTTTAAACTTCTCTTCAGCTAATTGATGCAACCCTGATTTAAAATAGGTCACAGCAAAAGCCATCTTCGCTATAATTTTTCCCTTTTCCCCAGAGATTTCAAGATACTTATCAGCCGCTTGTCTTAAATAACTCAATTCATTCGGACCTGTCCGTGATGCGATGAGAGCGTTACCCAAACCTTGTTGCGCTGCCATGAAATCCGGTTTAGTGACAATCGCTCTCAAAAGACAGCGAACGGCCTCGGAGAAATTCTGTAAGTTGAACTGATCCTGCCGCTCATTCAATCGCCAAAGTGCCAACCCTAGCTGGCAATGAGCTTCGGCCCAATCGGGTTTGAGCCTCAGTGCGCTTTGATATCGACCAATTGCTTCTTGCCACTTGTCCTGCTTGAGCAAAGCATTTCCCAGATTAACTAGGAACTCGGCCCCACCCAATTCTGGCTTAAGTTCTAAAGCCCTTTGCAAACAAGCATTCCCCTCATTAAGCCGGCCCAGTTGCTTTAATAAATTCCCTAAATTCCAGTAGACCCCAGCTAGATCGGGGTTGAAGGTAACCGCTTTTTGATAGTAAGGCAGCGCCTCGTCAAGTCGGCCTTGCTTGTAAAACATACTGCCCAAGTTAGCCAAAGCTTCCGCAAAGTCTGGCTTGATATCGATGGCCTTTGAATAAGCTCGCATTGCCGGCTCTAGCTTACCTTGAGCTTGTAACACGTTCCCCAACGTCTTATACGCTTCAGCAAAATTCGGTTTGAGCTTCAGCGCTTTTTGGCAAGCTACAATTGCCTCTGTTAAACGGTTCTGGGCATAGTAGACCTCAGCCAACTGGTTTAGTACCTCAACCTGATCGGGTTCGAGCTCCAAAGCTATTTGGTAGTGGCCAATGGCCTCATCAAACTTGCCGGACTCTTTGAGCTGCTTGCCTGTGTTGAAATGAAGTTGAGCTGACTTGAAATTCACCAAAGAACCCTCACTCAAAATAAAATAGATAATGGGCAATAGGTAAAAGAGGCTGTAGGCTGGTGGGCGAGAAATGCCAAAACATTAATCTGCATCCTTCCCTCAAGACCATCGTTGGCATTATACGATTTTCCGTTGAGCGCTCAAACCTGTAGCCAAGCTTCGTCTATTCCCAGCTAGTTTCGTGAAGGCACGCTCTCAATCAAAGATAAAACTTCTATAGCCAGTTGCTATAATGCTTTCACGATCAACAAACACCCGAATGGGGCAAGGCTAACCCAGCTCAGGCCGGCACTATCCCCATCAATTATTAGCTTGAGATTTGATACTCACGTTAATTACAATGATCGCGCGATCAGGGGGCGTACCCCATCGCTTATTCTCACGTTCCGAATAAAGCCTTTTCCCCTCGCGAAAATCAAGCATTCTTCTAAGCGCTTAGCGCTAAAATCGAAAAACTTTTGCAACTCCCTAAAATTTTGGGAACTTAAGGAGGAGGCGATCTGTCTTCAACGATACACAATCAATGGGAACTCAGCCTATAAAGCTGGTGTGACAAGCGCAGCATTAACCTGTAAATTTTCTAAATACAGACAGCAGCAGGATAATATTGAAGCCAAGACAACTGAACTTGTCCAGACAGCAATGAGCAACACAAATCTTGAAAGAGGCAAGCAATCAAGAGTTTTCAAGACGAACAGGCTAGACACTGCGCTGTAATCTAAGATAGACTTGCTGCGGACTGAATAGACTAGACGACTGCCAATTTAACGTCAAGGGTTTCAGGCGTTAGCCGATTTGGCAAGTATGACAACTACTACGACGCGCAACAGAGGAGCGAGACCAGAAAATGGCGATCATACTCAACGATAGCAACAACGTACAGCAGCTAGTAAATGGCCCGGATACTGTACTCGGCCTGGGAGGCCAGGACATTATCCAATCTTTTAGCGGTGGGGGCAGTGCACTTTACGGTAACGCCGATGGCGACCGTCTCTTCGCTGAAGGACCAAACGACACCTTGGCTGGGGGTAAGGATAATGACACTCTGACGAGTTCCAAGGGAAGGACTTTACTATTTGGAGAGGAAGACGACGACACCATTAACGGCTCAAGTATCGGTAACGATTCGATGTTCGGCGGCGGTGGTGATGATTCTATCGTCGGTGGGGATGCTGCAACTGCACCGCCAAGTCCTTTCTTTCCGACCAGTGAAGAACTGCTGGCAACCAAAAACTCCTACTTTGGCAACCTAGGAGATGACACTCTCACCGGCAGCGGCGGCTCTGAAAGCATGTATGGTGGCCAGGGAGACGACTTGCTGGTTGCAACGGCAACTTCGACTAAAAACTTCTTGTCAGGTGACGTAGGTGCTGACACAATTTCCGGTGGCGGTGGGGGTGATACCGTCCTCGGTGATTACGACCCAAGGGGCGGCGGCGATGACAGTATTGTGGGTGGAGCCGGAGATAAAGTCTACTTCAACGGCAATATCGGCAATGACTACATAGAAGTGGGTGAAGGTTCTCAATCTTCGGTGTATGGCGGCCAGGGCAACGACTTTATTACTGCCGAAAATGCCGCTGGTGGTGCCGACGCCTCAGGAGAACTTATTTTGTCTGGGGACAAGGGCAATGACACTATCATTGCCGCCTACGTTAATGATACCGTAAGGGGAGGCGACGGCAACGATGTTCTATCGGGTGTAGCGGGGACTGCGGGAAGCGGGGAGGACACACCCTTAGAGCAAGGAACCGCCTTAGAGGGCGGCAACGGTAACGATATTATAGTCGGTGTCGGCTTTCAGAAGCTAATTGGTGGCGCAGGCAATGACAGCCTGTTCTCAACAGATGGCACAGACTTCTTTGAAGCTGGAGATGGTAATGATACTTTAGACGCAAGACAGGCTGAATCCTCATCTGGCCTAGTTTGGGCTGGCGGTAATGGGGATGACCAGCTCCTCGGTAGTGCGAATGTAGAGATTCTCAATGGTGGTGCAGGCAATGACACCCTGTACGGCAGCGTGGGTGCAGACATAATGACTGGAGGTGATGGTCAAGATCGCTTTAGCTACTTTCAACCAGGGGAGTTTGGTGACCGCATCGGTGATTTTGTCAGCGGCACTGACAAATTATTATTCCGGGGTGCTGGTATTGGAAACTTGCCAAGAGCATCCGGTTTAAATGACGCTCAGCTCGTGGTCGTGTCAACTTACAACGGCACAACCGGCGCTGCCGGGACTGCGCCTCTGTTCGCGTTTGAAACCACCACCAGGAACTTAATTTTTGATGTCAATGGTAGTACCGCCGGCGGCACATCTGTTGTCGCAACAATTTTCGGTGGCACCGTCACAGAGAATGACATTCAGATCATCTAAATGCTCTGATTAAGATAAGTGCCGGCTCTCACTTATTAAGCGCAGAGCTGTAATTAAATGAAGCTGGGGAGGCGATCCCCAGCTTTTTTGTGGGTTTTCGAGCACGGCCCTTTGAACCGACTGCACCCCACAATTTGCCTCAGCCGGCCCCTTGGGAAGTCTCTTCTGTAGCCGGAAAGCGCACTTGCCCCCCAATCAAACCAAGAAAAGCCGTGCCGTAGTGCTGAATTTCTAAAAACCCTGCTTGAGGTGGAGCCGGCTTATAAATCCTGAAAGTCTTCATGATTCCTAGAGTTGCTGCACTTTCCAGGGGGCCAACAAAGCTAGTATCCCGGTCTAAAAAATAAGGCTGCTTTGCCCAGTAAGCCATTTGGCCGGCATTCAGAAAATAGCAACCCGAATGAGGATTTAGCGCACGGCGGAACAGCACCGGCGTTTCCATAATCTTGCCCTTCAATTCCGCCTGTTCCCCCACATTCTGGAATTTGGCAGTTGCACGAGGTCGTATGTCGCCATCAATATAAGCTTTGTGAACTTTGCCGTAAAGCGATACCTCATAGCGATTAGGCTGGAGCAGGTTCAACTCCCCCGATATCTTGCTAAACCACTGTAATTTCACGAAAAACCAAGGGTCATGCAGAATTAAGTCGTCTTCCAAAAAACAGTAGTAGTCATATTTACCCAAACTATCCCGCAGTACAGCTTGGCACTCAAAGCCTAACAGCATTGGCTCCGCACTCGTGCCATGATGAGTGTATAAGTGAGACCGCAAGGGAACCTGGGACAAAATATGACAGTCTTGAGTTGTACAGACGATAATATCAATATCGTGAGATTGCGATTGATTGGCAGGCAATGCTAAAAGCTGGGCAATGTCAATAATGCTCTGAGACTTGCCAAATAACTGGTGCAAGGCAGTAATGCCGGCACTCAAAGCTTGGATACGGGGTTGCGGGTCTTTTTTTTGAGAACCGTGAGAACCACCACCAGCGGGATTGAAAAAATGGGCAATTGTGAACAGAATACGCATAGAGAATGCCAAATTGAATCAGCGCCGACGCACTCATAGCATTAACATTATGTAGCAGTTGCGAGGCGAGTGAAGTTGGCACATTTTACTACCTTAGAGCAGACAAATTCATCGGCAGCCCTGAAATTAAGGTAAGGCCGGCAAGCAAGTGATTGGCCTCCTTTTGATAGCTACACAGAAAACCTCATGAGCACAGGTGAACCGGAAAACATGGCAGAACTTTTCCAAGTAGGCAACACAGTCATCCAAGCGCATGAAATTCCCTCGCTCTTAAATCGCTATCAGTTAATGCCCCAACTTTTGCGAGGCATTATCATTGACCAAGCGATCACCGGCATCACTTGCACTGACGAAGAGCGTCAAGCAATCATCCAACAGTTTTACCAGCAGCACCAGCTGAGTTCGGCCCAAGCACGGGACGCTTGGCTGCAAAATCAGGGGATGACCCAAGCGCAGATGGAAGAGTTCGTAGTTCGCCCCCTACTCTTAGAAAAATTTAAAACAGCTACCTGGGGAGCCAAAGTAGAATCCTATTTTCTCACCCGCAAGGGCAGCTTAGATCAAGTCGTTTATTCCTTAATCCGCACCCAAGATCCGGGAATGGCTCAAGAAATTTATTTTCGCATCTCAGAAGGCGAACAGTCTTTTACGGAGCTTGCCAAAGAATACTCTCTAGGCCCAGAAGCCCGCACAGGTGGTTTATTAGGGCCGGTTCCTCTTTCTCAGCCTCACCCAGCCATCAGTAAACTTCTGTCTGTCAGTAAACCCGGTCAACTCTGGCCCCCACGTGTTCTGGCCGAATGGTTTGTAATTATTCGATTGGAAAAATTTCTACCGGCTCGCCTAGATGACTCGATGCGCCGTCACCTCATTGATGAAATGTTTGATAACTGGATCAAAGAGCAAATCCAGCAAGTCAGACCCTTGCAATCTCTTTTGTCAGCAACTCCAACTTCGGCGTGATTAAAACAGTTAATTGTGGCGATCCCAATCACTACCGACCGCAACAAGTATTTAGGATCAAGCCAATATAAATTTTTTTGAGTCAATCGGTTTCAAGCAATTCCAATCTCCTCTAAATTTGCCAGCGATCATAAAATGCTACACCCAACACAAAAGCGCTTTCATTAGCGCTAAAATGCTTGAGGGTGGATGGCTGCTTGTGAGAGCTGTATTTTGCCAAGCCGGCAAAATTACTGAAATGGGGCATCATAACGAGAATCGGCTTGGAATTAGTTGAGATTTGTTGACATGGAGAGCAACAAATAATGGCTTAAAGTTACCATCGGATGAAAGCGACCCACCCGAAGCCAAGTTCAAAACTTCCGGTATGACCCAAACAGTTTCCCCGTCTCAAATTCCTGCTTTTTTGGCGCAAACGGCCCCGTTCGATCGGCTGGGAGTAAATGCTTTACAAGCGATTGCAGCCAAATGCCAACTCCTGCGTTACCGCACGGGGCAACCAATCTTTGAACGCGAGAAAATGCCCACTCAGGTGGTCATGATTTATCAGGGGCAAGCCCGATTGTTAGGCTATGACCAGCGCATACAGATGCCCGTCAGCTTAAAATTAGTGGGTTCAGGAGAAATTTTAGGCTGGGCCGGCTTGGTGCGAAACGTACCATGCGAAACAGCGATCGCCTCTACAGAAGTCGTATGTATCAGCCTTTCAGCCGCAGACTTTTTAGCCTCCCTAGACGCAGAACCCGTCCTGAGCCAAGCCTTTCGCGAGCGCCCCGCCCTTAGCGAAGTTTTTGAACTCTTAAGTGCAGAACTCCAGCGCAGAGCCGATGGAGTTGCAAATCTCAAAGACTTAGCATTCCGAATTTGGGAAGATTCGGTTGTCTTAAACTTACCACCCGGCCAGCTGAATCTCGCCAAATTAGACCCCAATCGGGTTTGGCTAGTCAGCAGTGGCGAAGTCGGAGATTTTCCTACAGAAAGCCGGCTGTCCCTTGACGGCTCACAGCGCGTCTTATCTGTGCAGGGGAAAAGAGGAGCCAGATTGCTTGGCTTGCAGTTTCAAACTGAAATGACCAGCCAAGCCGCTCAAGAAGTAACCGTTATCCAAGACTCAGCCCCATCCGACGGCATCACCGCCGGCCTTGAGCGGTTACCCCCAACTCCTACCTACCAAATAACCGACGCTCCGCCACGTCCCCCAGAGCCGGAACCAGACCCTTTCGCACCACGGGCGAAATACCCGTTTGTCAAGGGAATTGGCCCCATTAATGCGCCCTTAGCTTGCTTTCAAATGTTAAGCAAGCATACTGGCGTCACATTTCGTAAGGACGTTATTCGCCGGGTACTCGATAGCCAGCTGAAAACCAAAGGGCAAATTTCTTTACAAACCTGCGGAGCTGTAGTAGAGATGATGGGGCTGCGTGCCCAACTGGTGCAAGTTCCTGCAACAGCAGTAAACCGGCTTAAAGCACCTGCCCTGATTAGCTGGAAAGATAGCTTTGCCATCATCTACAGCATCACTGAAAAAGAGCTGGTCATGGCCGTGCCAGAAACCGGCATTATCAAGAAGGTTCCCAAGGAATTTGTAGAAGCTTGGGGAGAAGTCGGGCAGATACTGCTGCTACAAGTTCCTCAAGGGGAGCGAACGGAAAAGTTCAGCCTTAACTGGTTTATTCCATCAGTTATTAAATATCGCGGCGTCTTAAGCCAAGTCTTCATTGCTTCATTCTTTGTCCAGCTGTTCGGGTTGGCCAACCCGCTGATCACCCAGGTCATCATCGATAAAGTGCTGGTACAGCGCAGTATCGAAACCTTAGATGTTTTGGGGTTCTTTTTGCTGGGTGTAGCGCTGTTTGAAGCCCTGCTGACCGCCCTACGAACCTATTTATTTGTGGACACCACGAACCGAATTGACCTGAGTTTGGGTTCGG contains these protein-coding regions:
- a CDS encoding peptidylprolyl isomerase, with protein sequence MAELFQVGNTVIQAHEIPSLLNRYQLMPQLLRGIIIDQAITGITCTDEERQAIIQQFYQQHQLSSAQARDAWLQNQGMTQAQMEEFVVRPLLLEKFKTATWGAKVESYFLTRKGSLDQVVYSLIRTQDPGMAQEIYFRISEGEQSFTELAKEYSLGPEARTGGLLGPVPLSQPHPAISKLLSVSKPGQLWPPRVLAEWFVIIRLEKFLPARLDDSMRRHLIDEMFDNWIKEQIQQVRPLQSLLSATPTSA
- a CDS encoding tetratricopeptide repeat protein — encoded protein: MNFKSAQLHFNTGKQLKESGKFDEAIGHYQIALELEPDQVEVLNQLAEVYYAQNRLTEAIVACQKALKLKPNFAEAYKTLGNVLQAQGKLEPAMRAYSKAIDIKPDFAEALANLGSMFYKQGRLDEALPYYQKAVTFNPDLAGVYWNLGNLLKQLGRLNEGNACLQRALELKPELGGAEFLVNLGNALLKQDKWQEAIGRYQSALRLKPDWAEAHCQLGLALWRLNERQDQFNLQNFSEAVRCLLRAIVTKPDFMAAQQGLGNALIASRTGPNELSYLRQAADKYLEISGEKGKIIAKMAFAVTYFKSGLHQLAEEKFKEVETQIIQSSGTLNQDNRAILYSGMLLAAPHLRDDLEANTNLFKLVGQQYRKSNNLRVNPYQLGNINEALPFKTREGKLKIGLLSKDFTKQASAGSSFDVIGELAQLSPHIHLYATDWIKSDETSRKFEKVAAKFYQFKKPSEEFSLYDQEIVKQILEDDLDILVNLDSITSSGHAEILDCQPARVCISGLGCEAPFISDKNYFLCDWHTHPAGTEQHYTEQLIRMPNSFMAVSGFDSTPMDRNAGRKSLRIGLDQVVYLCVSPASKLSDEMIEAQIKILKQVPDGVLLYKGLADEQVTVPAYQQACEAQGVGSHRVKFLPQTQTEKEHRSICKSADVLLDSYPYNGGIQTLEALWFNVPMVTRTGKQGVARKGYSFLKSLDIEAGVSQSWEEYIEWGIRLGLGADLRHEIRERLERSKQPEGLAPVWTPKKFAEDMYSVFEELLAKQSG
- a CDS encoding calcium-binding protein — translated: MRILFTIAHFFNPAGGGSHGSQKKDPQPRIQALSAGITALHQLFGKSQSIIDIAQLLALPANQSQSHDIDIIVCTTQDCHILSQVPLRSHLYTHHGTSAEPMLLGFECQAVLRDSLGKYDYYCFLEDDLILHDPWFFVKLQWFSKISGELNLLQPNRYEVSLYGKVHKAYIDGDIRPRATAKFQNVGEQAELKGKIMETPVLFRRALNPHSGCYFLNAGQMAYWAKQPYFLDRDTSFVGPLESAATLGIMKTFRIYKPAPPQAGFLEIQHYGTAFLGLIGGQVRFPATEETSQGAG
- a CDS encoding calcium-binding protein — protein: MAIILNDSNNVQQLVNGPDTVLGLGGQDIIQSFSGGGSALYGNADGDRLFAEGPNDTLAGGKDNDTLTSSKGRTLLFGEEDDDTINGSSIGNDSMFGGGGDDSIVGGDAATAPPSPFFPTSEELLATKNSYFGNLGDDTLTGSGGSESMYGGQGDDLLVATATSTKNFLSGDVGADTISGGGGGDTVLGDYDPRGGGDDSIVGGAGDKVYFNGNIGNDYIEVGEGSQSSVYGGQGNDFITAENAAGGADASGELILSGDKGNDTIIAAYVNDTVRGGDGNDVLSGVAGTAGSGEDTPLEQGTALEGGNGNDIIVGVGFQKLIGGAGNDSLFSTDGTDFFEAGDGNDTLDARQAESSSGLVWAGGNGDDQLLGSANVEILNGGAGNDTLYGSVGADIMTGGDGQDRFSYFQPGEFGDRIGDFVSGTDKLLFRGAGIGNLPRASGLNDAQLVVVSTYNGTTGAAGTAPLFAFETTTRNLIFDVNGSTAGGTSVVATIFGGTVTENDIQII
- a CDS encoding peptidase domain-containing ABC transporter, with translation MTQTVSPSQIPAFLAQTAPFDRLGVNALQAIAAKCQLLRYRTGQPIFEREKMPTQVVMIYQGQARLLGYDQRIQMPVSLKLVGSGEILGWAGLVRNVPCETAIASTEVVCISLSAADFLASLDAEPVLSQAFRERPALSEVFELLSAELQRRADGVANLKDLAFRIWEDSVVLNLPPGQLNLAKLDPNRVWLVSSGEVGDFPTESRLSLDGSQRVLSVQGKRGARLLGLQFQTEMTSQAAQEVTVIQDSAPSDGITAGLERLPPTPTYQITDAPPRPPEPEPDPFAPRAKYPFVKGIGPINAPLACFQMLSKHTGVTFRKDVIRRVLDSQLKTKGQISLQTCGAVVEMMGLRAQLVQVPATAVNRLKAPALISWKDSFAIIYSITEKELVMAVPETGIIKKVPKEFVEAWGEVGQILLLQVPQGERTEKFSLNWFIPSVIKYRGVLSQVFIASFFVQLFGLANPLITQVIIDKVLVQRSIETLDVLGFFLLGVALFEALLTALRTYLFVDTTNRIDLSLGSEVINHLVRLPLNYFDNRRVGELAGRMNELERIRQFLTGTALTVVLDAVFSVVYIVVMFIYSWILSIVALATVPLFAALTLLVSPIIRQQLRRRAERYADAESYLVEVLNGIQTVKAQNIELLARWQWQERYARYVSAGFKSVLTSSTAGSVSGFLQKLSGLLILWAGAHLVLNNELSLGQLIAFRIISGYVTSPLLRLVQLWQNFQETALSIERLSDILDAPLEADADNRNNIPLPEIQGNVKYDGVSFRFAAAGALQLVNINLEFPAGKFVGIVGQSGSGKSTLMKLLQRLYDPLSGRIQIDGYDITKVELYSLRRQIGMVLQDTLLFNGSVQENIALNNPEATTEEIIEAAKIAFAHEFIMSLPNGYNSVVGERGSGLSGGQRQRIAIARTVLQNPKLLILDEATSALDYESERQVCENLRVAFKGRTVFFITHRLSTVRSADEILMMAQGSVVEQGTHDELMALKGLYYCLYQQQESQL